In Rhodamnia argentea isolate NSW1041297 chromosome 11, ASM2092103v1, whole genome shotgun sequence, one genomic interval encodes:
- the LOC115732420 gene encoding disease resistance protein Roq1-like yields the protein MEFEGVVSLLENVGVANQDTLLLLQKRLLHDLLKVQGLEMYDLNSNINEIKTRLCQKRILLVLDNITEKHQIEFFSPRDREWFQYGSRILITTREEWLLKDLKEDDNYMLPGLGSKESLQLMSGHAFGKDQPK from the coding sequence ATGGAATTTGAAGGTGTTGTTAGCTTACTTGAAAATGTCGGAGTTGCAAACCAAGATACTCTTTTACTTCTTCAGAAGAGACTTCTCCACGATCTTCTTAAGGTACAAGGTCTAGAAATGTATGATCTTAACAGCAACATCAACGAGATAAAAACTAGGCTATGTCAGAAAAGAATCCTTCTAGTTCTCGATAACATCACTGAGAAGCACCAAATAGAGTTTTTCAGCCCTAGAGATCGAGAATGGTTCCAATATGGAAGTAGAATCTTGATAACTACAAGAGAAGAATGGCTTCTGAAAGATCTCAAAGAGGATGATAACTACATGCTTCCTGGACTGGGTTCTAAGGAATCACTCCAACTTATGAGTGGCCACGCCTTTGGCAAAGACCAACctaaataa